In a genomic window of Methylovirgula sp. 4M-Z18:
- a CDS encoding efflux RND transporter periplasmic adaptor subunit — protein sequence MTVTKPAAHQQVDASALTVAIVTPAERQWPESVPATGWLKPWHEAIIASEISGLRITEVLVDVGSVVTKGEPLARLAQDSVLADLRKEEAALETAKADLAKAKTNADRARKVQASGALSDEKVAEYLVAEQTATADLESADAALASQKIKVDQTTITAVDDGLITSRSAQLGAVVSSGTEVFRLLRQQRVEWQAEVSARYLPHIRQGLTAEIVGPGNTRVEGKVRLVGPTVNTDTGRAIVYVALPAEAHSPVGLYATGEIELQTTNALTVPETALVFRDGLNYLFTVNADRHVTRVRVEIGRRNDGEVEILSGIDKSARVVKAGGAFLSDNAQVMIEGDAP from the coding sequence ATGACGGTCACGAAGCCGGCTGCGCACCAACAGGTCGATGCGTCCGCCCTCACCGTCGCGATCGTGACGCCGGCCGAACGGCAATGGCCCGAATCTGTCCCTGCGACCGGCTGGCTGAAGCCCTGGCACGAGGCCATCATCGCGTCGGAGATCAGCGGCCTGCGCATCACGGAGGTTCTCGTCGACGTCGGATCGGTGGTCACGAAGGGCGAGCCCCTTGCCCGGCTCGCGCAGGACTCGGTGCTCGCGGACCTGCGCAAGGAGGAGGCTGCGCTGGAGACGGCGAAGGCCGATCTCGCCAAGGCGAAGACGAACGCCGACCGCGCGCGCAAGGTGCAGGCCAGCGGCGCGCTGTCGGACGAGAAAGTCGCGGAATACCTGGTCGCGGAGCAGACGGCGACGGCCGATCTCGAATCGGCGGACGCCGCATTGGCGAGCCAGAAGATCAAGGTCGACCAGACGACGATCACAGCGGTTGACGACGGTCTCATAACATCCCGCTCGGCGCAGCTTGGTGCTGTGGTTTCGTCCGGCACCGAAGTTTTCCGGCTGCTGCGGCAACAGCGTGTCGAATGGCAAGCCGAAGTGTCGGCGCGCTATCTCCCGCATATTAGGCAAGGTCTCACGGCCGAAATCGTCGGTCCCGGCAACACGCGTGTCGAGGGGAAAGTCAGACTGGTCGGCCCGACGGTGAATACCGATACAGGCCGTGCGATCGTCTATGTGGCGCTGCCGGCCGAGGCGCATTCACCCGTCGGCCTTTACGCGACCGGCGAGATCGAGCTGCAGACCACCAACGCACTTACCGTGCCGGAGACCGCCCTCGTCTTCCGGGACGGACTCAACTACCTCTTCACCGTCAATGCCGATCGGCATGTGACGCGCGTGCGCGTCGAGATCGGCCGCCGCAACGACGGCGAGGTGGAGATCCTGTCGGGCATCGACAAATCCGCGCGCGTCGTGAAAGCCGGCGGCGCCTTCCTCTCGGACAATGCCCAGGTCATGATTGAGGGAGATGCGCCATGA
- a CDS encoding efflux transporter outer membrane subunit: protein MRPAGRYIVRCGVVALGLMLSGCASFSELQSADAKIATAWHAALPHDGHVSNLESWWSTFNDPSLTALIGHAEAENPSLDSSIADIEKARATLASARASLFPSLSGSGSVSGSGTSGDTVNRIEAGTTSSGGLDASWEIDLFGKNRQKSEAARQRIGEEVADWHDARVSLAAEVADDYVQYRACRQIENAYSVELASQRDTIRATETAASSGLTSTSDLALARASAASSSSTLTEQRAECEVLVKSLAELTGGDEIRVRQLLAKGKNDIPTPKNLRIAAVPAAALRQRPDIGALEQEVAATVADVGAAKADLYPSLSLSGSLTVSGSTATGASLPWSFGPSLTIPLLDGGSRSAAVESAIADYNKAVAKYKSGVLSAISDIETDLVRVDSTRKRIGDAATAASNYRTYFNSIDTNWKAGGASLLDREEARRSAQSAEITLIEVRRDAVRYWIALYKALGGGWDLKPSAPAPEKTKAQGTLL from the coding sequence ATGAGGCCGGCTGGTCGCTATATTGTTCGCTGCGGCGTTGTCGCTCTTGGTTTGATGCTTTCGGGTTGCGCCAGCTTCTCCGAGTTGCAGTCGGCCGACGCGAAGATTGCGACTGCCTGGCACGCGGCGCTGCCACATGACGGCCACGTGTCCAACCTCGAATCCTGGTGGTCGACGTTCAACGATCCGTCGCTGACTGCTCTCATCGGCCATGCGGAGGCTGAGAACCCTAGCCTCGATTCATCGATCGCCGATATCGAAAAGGCCCGCGCGACGTTAGCTTCTGCACGTGCGAGCCTGTTTCCGAGCCTCAGCGGCTCGGGCTCCGTCTCTGGGTCCGGCACCAGCGGCGATACGGTCAACCGTATTGAGGCGGGGACGACATCGAGCGGCGGCCTCGACGCCTCCTGGGAGATCGACCTGTTCGGCAAGAACCGGCAAAAGAGCGAAGCGGCCCGCCAGCGGATCGGCGAAGAGGTGGCCGATTGGCACGATGCACGCGTCTCCCTCGCCGCCGAAGTCGCCGATGACTATGTGCAGTACCGCGCCTGCCGCCAGATCGAGAACGCCTATAGCGTCGAACTTGCCTCGCAACGGGACACGATTCGCGCGACGGAAACGGCTGCCTCTTCCGGCCTGACCTCCACCTCCGATCTCGCCTTGGCACGGGCAAGCGCGGCCTCCTCCTCCTCCACACTGACGGAGCAGCGTGCCGAATGCGAGGTGCTGGTCAAGTCGCTCGCCGAACTCACCGGCGGCGACGAGATACGCGTCAGGCAGCTTCTCGCCAAGGGCAAGAACGACATCCCGACACCGAAGAATTTGCGCATTGCGGCAGTGCCCGCGGCAGCGTTGCGGCAGCGTCCGGACATCGGCGCCCTCGAACAGGAGGTTGCGGCAACCGTGGCCGATGTCGGCGCGGCAAAGGCCGATCTCTATCCAAGCTTGAGCCTCTCGGGATCGCTCACGGTCAGCGGTTCCACTGCGACCGGAGCATCCTTGCCTTGGTCCTTCGGTCCGTCCTTGACGATTCCCCTGCTCGATGGCGGATCGCGCAGTGCCGCAGTCGAAAGTGCGATCGCCGACTACAACAAGGCGGTCGCCAAATATAAGTCCGGCGTGCTGAGCGCGATCTCCGACATCGAGACCGATCTTGTGCGGGTGGACAGCACCCGCAAGCGCATCGGCGACGCCGCCACGGCGGCCAGCAATTACCGAACCTATTTCAACTCGATCGATACCAATTGGAAAGCCGGCGGCGCGAGCCTGCTCGACCGCGAAGAGGCGCGGCGCTCGGCGCAGTCAGCGGAAATCACGCTCATCGAAGTCCGACGCGATGCCGTGCGCTACTGGATCGCGCTTTACAAAGCTCTCGGCGGAGGCTGGGACCTTAAGCCGTCCGCACCGGCACCGGAAAAGACAAAAGCTCAAGGGACTCTTCTCTAA
- a CDS encoding response regulator transcription factor yields MEKVLLVDDDVELTTLLKEYLVEEGFDVSTAHDGRTAIGLATSHAVDIVVLDIMMPRMNGIELLQRIRRTSTVPVLMLTAKGDDADRIAGLNLGADDYVPKPCSPGELVARLRAILRRSGRAAPAPEELRAGNLVMHPASRIAEWRGKPLELTGTEFSLLEVLARNVGQLVSKQEISKCAFGRTLTPFDRRIDVHISSVRHKLGARDDGQSWIQSVRGQGYQLLRDR; encoded by the coding sequence ATGGAAAAGGTTCTTCTTGTCGACGATGATGTGGAACTCACCACGCTCCTCAAGGAATATCTCGTTGAGGAGGGCTTCGACGTGTCGACCGCGCATGACGGGCGCACGGCGATCGGATTGGCGACGTCGCACGCCGTCGATATCGTCGTGCTCGATATCATGATGCCGCGCATGAACGGCATCGAACTGCTGCAGCGCATCCGGCGCACGAGCACTGTGCCTGTCTTGATGCTCACGGCCAAGGGCGATGATGCCGATCGGATTGCCGGGCTCAACCTCGGCGCCGACGATTATGTGCCAAAGCCCTGCTCGCCCGGCGAGCTCGTGGCGCGGCTGCGCGCCATCCTGCGCCGATCGGGCCGTGCAGCGCCCGCACCGGAAGAGCTGCGGGCCGGCAATCTCGTCATGCATCCCGCAAGCCGGATCGCCGAGTGGCGCGGCAAACCGCTCGAACTGACCGGGACCGAGTTCAGTCTGCTCGAAGTGCTGGCCCGCAACGTCGGCCAGCTCGTATCGAAGCAGGAGATTTCCAAGTGTGCTTTCGGCAGAACCTTGACGCCGTTCGACCGCCGCATCGACGTTCACATCAGCAGTGTCCGCCACAAGCTCGGAGCACGGGACGACGGGCAATCCTGGATACAATCGGTGCGGGGGCAAGGCTATCAGCTTTTGCGAGATCGATAA
- a CDS encoding sensor histidine kinase, translated as MRRLFWKFFTIIWLTMVASIGVLFAVSALFQIAPLTHVIERERQAFALNVAAQLLAHHGKDAAVAFASEAAKPPTPISLTIAQVAPVGGCVLTTDVNQREVESGGDCYRVILHRQEFGFVSEAWPRLVPWLSALLAAAVAAYWVARYLIRPVAQLRIGLSALAAGRFDIRIGDKMQGRRDEVAALAHDFDASAARLEEFQKSQQRLFHDVSHELRSPLSRLQAAIGVLHQNPAKLDVMMDRMVREVERIDGLIGEILTLARLTDRSNAGLEVQTLDVIDLLNDIVADAAFEAQARKIHVSQQGVQTFVAEVNGELIYRALENVIRNAVKYTSDGSQVSVRTRVKDDTLRIVVTDEGPGVPASELERIFQPFSRGEDAVVRGGYGLGLAITKQAVERHGGRVTASIADTGGLAVTLEISGMSGGGLQRAKN; from the coding sequence ATGCGGCGCCTGTTCTGGAAGTTTTTCACGATCATCTGGCTCACCATGGTGGCCTCGATCGGGGTGCTGTTCGCTGTGAGCGCCCTCTTCCAGATCGCGCCGCTGACCCACGTGATCGAACGCGAACGCCAGGCCTTCGCACTCAATGTCGCGGCGCAGCTTCTGGCGCATCATGGAAAGGATGCCGCCGTTGCATTCGCGTCCGAAGCCGCCAAGCCGCCCACGCCGATCAGCCTCACGATTGCTCAGGTCGCGCCCGTCGGTGGCTGCGTCCTCACAACGGACGTGAACCAGCGGGAGGTCGAAAGCGGCGGCGACTGTTATCGCGTTATCCTTCATCGGCAAGAATTCGGTTTCGTATCCGAAGCTTGGCCAAGGCTCGTCCCCTGGCTGTCGGCATTGTTGGCCGCTGCGGTCGCCGCCTATTGGGTAGCGCGCTACCTCATTCGGCCGGTCGCGCAACTTCGCATTGGCCTGAGCGCATTGGCCGCCGGTCGCTTCGATATCCGTATCGGCGACAAAATGCAGGGCCGAAGAGACGAGGTCGCGGCGCTCGCTCACGATTTCGACGCCAGCGCCGCTCGTTTGGAGGAGTTTCAGAAATCGCAGCAGCGGCTTTTTCACGACGTGTCGCATGAGCTTCGCTCGCCCCTGTCGCGCCTTCAGGCCGCGATCGGCGTGCTGCACCAGAACCCCGCAAAGCTCGACGTTATGATGGACCGCATGGTTCGCGAAGTCGAACGGATAGACGGCTTGATCGGCGAGATCCTGACGCTCGCTCGGCTGACGGATCGGTCGAACGCCGGACTGGAGGTACAAACGCTCGATGTGATCGATCTTTTGAACGACATCGTCGCCGACGCGGCCTTCGAAGCACAAGCGCGCAAGATCCATGTTTCGCAGCAAGGTGTGCAGACATTCGTCGCCGAGGTGAACGGCGAGCTGATCTATCGGGCGTTGGAAAACGTCATCCGCAATGCCGTCAAATACACATCCGACGGCTCACAGGTCTCGGTTCGCACGCGGGTAAAGGACGACACGTTGCGCATCGTGGTCACGGATGAAGGGCCTGGGGTGCCGGCGTCCGAGCTCGAGCGAATTTTCCAGCCGTTTTCGCGCGGCGAGGATGCCGTCGTCCGCGGCGGATATGGTCTCGGCCTCGCCATCACCAAGCAGGCCGTCGAGCGGCACGGCGGCCGCGTCACCGCGTCAATCGCCGACACCGGGGGCCTGGCCGTCACTCTGGAAATATCCGGAATGAGTGGTGGAGGGCTGCAACGTGCGAAAAATTAG
- a CDS encoding TIGR02300 family protein, translating into MAKPELGMKHQCQNCGTKFFDLNRTPIVCPKCGTVFQAVPLPRSPQRQTTAADDDDTPANPANVELVSMEEADKDAEKVTLVEDDELEIEDDGADDTFLEEEEEDSDDVSDLIDGDIDDEEEA; encoded by the coding sequence GTGGCAAAACCCGAACTTGGCATGAAGCACCAGTGCCAGAATTGTGGCACAAAATTCTTTGATCTCAACCGCACTCCCATCGTCTGCCCGAAGTGCGGAACGGTGTTTCAGGCGGTCCCTCTGCCCCGCTCGCCGCAGCGGCAGACGACAGCGGCAGACGATGACGATACGCCGGCCAATCCAGCCAATGTCGAACTCGTGTCGATGGAGGAGGCCGACAAGGACGCCGAGAAGGTCACGCTGGTTGAAGACGACGAACTCGAGATCGAGGACGATGGCGCCGACGACACATTCCTCGAGGAAGAGGAAGAGGATAGCGACGATGTGTCCGATCTGATCGACGGCGACATTGACGATGAGGAAGAAGCGTAA
- a CDS encoding 3-phosphoshikimate 1-carboxyvinyltransferase, which yields MSISPTVQRPMAARVRGPLRGCGRAPRDQSISHRALILGLLATGESRIEGLAESADVLGTVAAIRAFGARALRHGPGDWSIWGCGIGSLLAPVAPLEVGGIGGQLIMGIAAGHGFEATFTGAAAPRLRSLLDGLVRMGAEANVQAEPERCLVFLRGTPEPAPIDYLVSRPCAALKSAILLAGLNSPGAVTVREAWATADHTETMLRHFGAEVLSKPYGQEGRKVTLRGRPDLRGTPVHVPGDPSAAAYAVVAALIVPGSDIVIEDVSLNPLRIGLLMTLCDMGAQIDILKPRQANGEDVADLRVRHSVLRGIEVPAARSRAIGDGYPLLATAAAFAQGQMRLCGAAERSDSASPVLVQMVAGLAQAGVPHRVEGSDLIIESDGRVSGGACISAPLDPRAAMSLLVLGLGAREPVTVADSGTIATNFPDFHILMSTFGTEFEAA from the coding sequence ATGTCCATTTCTCCCACCGTCCAGCGCCCGATGGCCGCGCGCGTCCGCGGGCCGTTGCGTGGGTGCGGGCGTGCGCCGCGGGACCAATCGATTTCGCATCGCGCCCTCATCCTCGGCCTGCTGGCCACGGGGGAGAGCCGGATCGAGGGATTGGCGGAGAGCGCTGACGTGCTGGGCACCGTCGCGGCGATCCGAGCCTTCGGCGCGCGTGCATTGCGGCATGGGCCTGGCGACTGGAGCATATGGGGCTGCGGCATCGGATCACTGCTCGCGCCGGTCGCGCCGCTTGAGGTTGGCGGTATCGGTGGCCAGCTGATTATGGGCATTGCCGCCGGCCACGGGTTTGAGGCGACATTTACCGGCGCCGCCGCGCCGCGGCTCCGCAGCCTCCTCGACGGGCTGGTGCGGATGGGAGCGGAAGCAAACGTCCAGGCCGAACCGGAGCGTTGCCTGGTCTTTTTGCGCGGCACGCCTGAACCGGCGCCGATCGATTATCTGGTCTCCCGCCCATGCGCAGCGCTCAAATCGGCCATCTTGCTCGCGGGTCTCAATTCGCCGGGCGCAGTCACGGTGCGGGAAGCCTGGGCCACAGCCGACCATACTGAGACCATGTTGCGCCATTTCGGCGCAGAGGTCTTGAGCAAACCTTATGGCCAAGAGGGCCGCAAAGTGACCTTGCGCGGCCGGCCCGATTTGCGCGGCACGCCGGTTCACGTGCCCGGCGACCCGTCGGCTGCGGCATATGCGGTGGTTGCGGCCTTGATTGTGCCGGGGTCTGATATCGTGATCGAGGACGTGAGCCTTAATCCCCTGCGGATCGGCCTGCTGATGACTTTGTGCGACATGGGCGCCCAGATCGACATTTTGAAGCCCCGGCAGGCAAATGGCGAGGATGTGGCCGATCTTCGCGTGCGCCATTCCGTGCTGCGCGGCATTGAGGTGCCCGCCGCCCGCTCCCGAGCGATCGGCGACGGTTATCCGCTCTTGGCGACTGCCGCGGCCTTTGCCCAAGGGCAAATGCGCTTGTGCGGCGCGGCCGAACGCAGCGACTCGGCATCGCCCGTCCTGGTGCAGATGGTAGCCGGGCTGGCCCAGGCCGGCGTCCCCCACCGGGTCGAGGGGAGCGATCTCATCATCGAGAGCGACGGCCGGGTGTCCGGCGGCGCCTGCATCAGCGCGCCCCTCGATCCGCGCGCCGCCATGAGCCTTCTGGTGCTCGGTCTCGGCGCCCGGGAGCCGGTAACAGTGGCGGATAGCGGAACGATTGCCACGAATTTTCCCGATTTCCACATACTGATGAGCACGTTCGGCACAGAATTTGAGGCGGCATGA